The proteins below come from a single Micromonospora citrea genomic window:
- a CDS encoding SRPBCC family protein, translated as MGQEMADPIDIRQESERFALRGVLLVPAPADQAFAVFTDALASWWVTEYTWSGPEHLADLGMEPHAGGMLYEIGPYGFRCDWGRVLTWDPPRRLVFTWQIGADRAPVPDPARASEVEVLFHPDGPERTRVEVEHRHFDRHGEAAEGYRQALTAGWQELLTRYAAAVTHGAG; from the coding sequence ATGGGACAGGAGATGGCTGACCCGATCGACATCCGGCAGGAGTCCGAACGGTTCGCGTTGCGCGGCGTCCTCCTGGTCCCCGCCCCCGCGGATCAAGCGTTCGCCGTGTTCACCGACGCGCTGGCGAGCTGGTGGGTGACCGAGTACACGTGGTCGGGCCCGGAGCACCTGGCCGATCTGGGCATGGAGCCGCACGCCGGCGGCATGCTCTACGAGATCGGCCCGTACGGCTTCCGCTGCGACTGGGGCCGGGTGCTGACCTGGGACCCACCCCGGCGGCTGGTCTTCACCTGGCAGATCGGCGCGGACCGGGCGCCGGTGCCCGATCCGGCGCGGGCCAGCGAGGTGGAGGTGCTCTTCCACCCGGACGGACCGGAGCGGACCCGGGTGGAGGTCGAGCACCGGCACTTCGACCGGCACGGCGAGGCCGCCGAGGGCTACCGGCAGGCGTTGACCGCCGGCTGGCAGGAGCTGCTCACCCGCTACGCCGCCGCGGTGACCCACGGCGCCGGCTGA
- a CDS encoding DUF2786 domain-containing protein, which produces MSEAMLSKVRKLLAQAEDPACTPAESAAFTAKATELIARYGVDRALLAARDPATDPVGDRVVEVVAPYARDKAGLLAAVADPLRCRCVRRRQGSGFAMHLFGFASDLERVDVLFTSLLVQAAHGLAATHVPSGEHPAAFRRSWLAGFAQAIGARLAAAEADAVAGSGKPSVALVLADRSDRVRHRVAEVYPRLRTAAPRRLAGTGFGSGAEAGRRADLGGRGVATAPGARPGIGR; this is translated from the coding sequence ATGTCCGAGGCCATGCTCAGCAAGGTGCGCAAGCTGCTGGCCCAGGCCGAGGACCCGGCCTGCACCCCCGCCGAGTCGGCGGCGTTCACCGCCAAGGCGACCGAGCTGATCGCCCGCTACGGCGTGGACCGGGCGCTCCTGGCCGCCCGCGACCCCGCCACCGACCCGGTCGGCGACCGGGTGGTCGAGGTCGTCGCCCCGTACGCCCGGGACAAGGCCGGCCTGCTCGCGGCGGTCGCCGACCCGCTGCGCTGTCGCTGCGTGCGGCGCCGGCAGGGCAGCGGCTTCGCCATGCACCTGTTCGGCTTCGCCAGCGACCTGGAACGGGTCGACGTGCTCTTCACGTCACTGCTGGTGCAGGCCGCGCACGGGTTGGCCGCGACCCACGTGCCGTCCGGCGAGCACCCCGCCGCCTTCCGGCGTTCCTGGCTGGCCGGCTTCGCCCAGGCGATCGGCGCCCGGCTGGCCGCCGCCGAGGCCGACGCGGTCGCCGGGTCGGGCAAGCCGTCGGTCGCGTTGGTGCTGGCCGACCGCTCCGACCGCGTGCGGCACCGCGTCGCCGAGGTGTATCCGCGGCTGCGCACCGCCGCGCCGCGCCGGCTGGCCGGCACCGGGTTCGGTTCCGGCGCCGAGGCGGGACGCCGCGCCGACCTCGGCGGCCGAGGTGTCGCCACGGCCCCCGGCGCCCGCCCCGGCATCGGCCGCTGA
- a CDS encoding ABC transporter substrate-binding protein, protein MLKSRASRAATLATCVTFLLANSACGTEGPEEATTHQVRLYGTDGNMLNSYPAELKDRAGLVDGMKGTTPMTPLPESFKSRLRTVDPKLNDFVYSAETYDAVVISALAAQLAGSTDPAAIARQIVGVTNGGQRCEDAATCLALARAGQDIEYRSVSMTRAGFTDAGEPATASYATLHFDGQQLNDGKTEFVGAGDESAASTKAPPKGKKQRGGRTDRSDGSPLVVGGLLPKTGDLALAYPQMATAVTLAVKDINAAGGVLGEPMVWIEGDDGTNPAVAKATVARHVERNVHVIIGAGGSGISREVLPDVVAAGKVLFSPSNTDASLTELDDKGLYFRTAPPDSLQGRALADVILRDGPQKIAIVARKDSYGEGLQATVKAELERAGVGGDRLKLLTYDPPADAKASPVDFSASAKEIKDFGAEAVLIIGFAESAQMIRALADAGVEFRN, encoded by the coding sequence ATGCTCAAGTCACGCGCCTCGCGGGCAGCCACCCTGGCCACCTGCGTGACGTTCCTGCTCGCCAACAGCGCCTGCGGGACCGAAGGCCCCGAAGAGGCGACCACCCACCAGGTGCGCCTCTACGGCACCGACGGCAACATGCTCAACTCGTACCCCGCCGAGCTGAAGGACCGCGCCGGCCTCGTCGACGGCATGAAGGGCACCACGCCCATGACGCCGCTGCCGGAGAGCTTCAAGAGTCGGCTACGCACCGTCGACCCGAAGCTGAACGACTTCGTCTACTCCGCCGAGACGTACGACGCGGTGGTGATCAGCGCGCTCGCCGCCCAGCTCGCCGGCAGCACGGACCCGGCCGCGATCGCCCGGCAGATCGTCGGGGTCACCAACGGCGGGCAGCGCTGCGAGGACGCGGCGACGTGCCTCGCGCTGGCTCGCGCCGGGCAGGACATCGAGTACCGCAGCGTCTCGATGACCCGGGCCGGGTTCACCGACGCCGGCGAGCCGGCCACCGCCAGCTACGCCACCCTGCACTTCGACGGCCAGCAGCTCAACGACGGCAAGACGGAGTTCGTCGGCGCCGGGGACGAGTCGGCGGCGAGCACGAAGGCCCCGCCGAAGGGGAAGAAGCAGCGCGGGGGCCGCACCGACCGCAGCGACGGCTCCCCGCTGGTCGTGGGCGGTCTGCTGCCGAAGACCGGTGACCTGGCGCTGGCGTACCCGCAGATGGCCACCGCGGTCACCCTCGCGGTCAAGGACATCAACGCGGCCGGCGGCGTGCTCGGCGAGCCGATGGTCTGGATCGAGGGCGACGACGGCACCAACCCGGCGGTGGCCAAGGCCACCGTGGCCCGGCACGTCGAGCGGAACGTGCACGTCATCATCGGCGCCGGCGGCTCCGGGATCTCCCGCGAGGTGCTGCCCGACGTGGTGGCGGCCGGGAAGGTCCTCTTCTCCCCGTCCAACACCGACGCCAGCCTGACCGAGCTGGACGACAAGGGCCTCTACTTCCGCACCGCGCCGCCGGACAGCCTCCAGGGGCGGGCGCTCGCCGACGTGATCCTCCGCGACGGGCCGCAGAAGATCGCGATCGTGGCCCGGAAGGACTCCTACGGCGAGGGCCTCCAGGCCACCGTCAAGGCCGAGCTGGAGCGCGCCGGCGTCGGCGGCGACCGGCTGAAGCTGCTGACCTACGACCCGCCGGCCGACGCCAAGGCCAGCCCGGTCGACTTCTCGGCCAGCGCGAAGGAGATCAAGGACTTCGGCGCGGAGGCCGTGCTCATCATCGGCTTCGCGGAGTCGGCGCAGATGATCCGCGCGCTCGCGGACGCCGGCGTGGAGTTCCGGAACTGA
- a CDS encoding enoyl-CoA hydratase/isomerase family protein: MSGLRIEERPDRLVVTLDRPEKRNAIDADLIAELHQVCAELEARPRLLLLTGGAEGIFAGGADIGQLRERGRLDALAAINSAAFARIRALPMPTVAAVDGPALGGGAELAYACDLRVCTARAVFGQPEVRLGILAGAGATHRLPALVGEARAKELLFTGRRVDAEEALRIGLVNRVVAEPVELLPTAHDLLDEMAKGSALALRLTKLAVDAPPAAHPHLDLVSQAVLFEDEEKHRRMTEFLERRRPR; this comes from the coding sequence GTGAGCGGGCTGCGCATCGAGGAGCGGCCGGACCGGCTGGTCGTCACGCTCGACCGGCCGGAGAAGCGCAACGCCATCGACGCCGACCTGATCGCCGAGCTGCACCAGGTCTGCGCGGAGCTGGAGGCCCGCCCCCGCCTGCTGCTGCTCACCGGCGGCGCCGAGGGGATCTTCGCCGGCGGGGCGGACATCGGCCAGTTGCGCGAGCGGGGCCGGCTGGACGCCCTGGCGGCCATCAACTCGGCCGCCTTCGCCCGGATCCGGGCGCTGCCGATGCCGACCGTGGCGGCCGTGGACGGGCCCGCGCTGGGCGGCGGTGCCGAGCTGGCGTACGCCTGCGACCTGCGGGTCTGCACGGCGCGGGCCGTGTTCGGCCAGCCGGAGGTGCGGTTGGGGATCCTGGCCGGCGCGGGCGCGACCCACCGGCTGCCGGCGCTGGTCGGCGAGGCCCGGGCCAAGGAGCTGCTCTTCACCGGCCGCCGGGTGGACGCCGAGGAGGCGCTGCGGATCGGCCTGGTGAACCGGGTGGTGGCCGAGCCCGTCGAGCTGCTGCCCACCGCCCACGACCTGCTGGACGAGATGGCGAAGGGGTCCGCCCTCGCCCTGCGGCTCACCAAGCTGGCCGTCGACGCACCCCCCGCCGCGCACCCGCACCTCGACCTGGTCAGCCAGGCGGTCCTCTTCGAGGACGAGGAGAAGCACCGGCGGATGACCGAGTTCCTGGAGCGGCGCCGGCCCCGCTGA
- a CDS encoding 3-hydroxyacyl-CoA dehydrogenase family protein produces the protein MSDRFVVVGAGTMGLGIAYVAAGSGHAVELVEVDRARGATAVDRLAELWDKAVRRGKLGAEQAATNRERVTLRSALAEVAPEPAVVVEAVPERPDLKRAVLREAEALRPALLGSNTSSIPIAELADGLARPERFLGLHFFNPVWAMALLEVVVGPATADETTAAAVALAGRLGKDPVVVRDMPGFATSRLGVTLGLEAIRMVADGVAAPADIDKAMVLGYRHPVGPLELTDLVGLDVRLDIARTLQAAYGDRFAPPPLLVEMVAAGKLGKKSGQGFYRWEGGVRS, from the coding sequence ATGAGCGACCGCTTTGTCGTCGTCGGGGCCGGCACGATGGGGCTCGGCATCGCGTACGTGGCGGCCGGGTCCGGGCACGCCGTCGAGCTGGTCGAGGTGGACCGGGCCCGGGGCGCGACCGCCGTGGACCGGCTCGCCGAGCTGTGGGACAAGGCGGTGCGGCGCGGGAAGCTCGGCGCCGAGCAGGCCGCCACGAACCGCGAGCGGGTCACGCTGCGATCCGCGCTGGCCGAGGTCGCGCCGGAACCCGCCGTGGTGGTGGAGGCCGTGCCGGAGCGGCCGGACCTCAAGCGGGCGGTGCTGCGCGAGGCCGAGGCGCTGCGCCCGGCCCTGCTGGGCAGCAACACGTCCAGCATCCCCATCGCGGAGCTGGCCGACGGGCTGGCGCGGCCGGAGCGCTTCCTCGGGCTGCACTTCTTCAACCCGGTCTGGGCGATGGCGCTGCTGGAGGTCGTGGTCGGCCCGGCCACCGCCGACGAGACCACCGCCGCGGCCGTCGCGCTCGCCGGCCGGCTGGGCAAGGACCCCGTCGTCGTACGCGACATGCCGGGCTTCGCCACCTCCCGGCTCGGAGTCACCCTCGGCCTGGAGGCGATCCGGATGGTCGCCGACGGGGTGGCCGCCCCGGCCGACATCGACAAGGCGATGGTGCTCGGCTACCGGCACCCGGTCGGCCCGCTGGAGTTGACCGACCTGGTCGGGCTGGACGTGCGGCTGGACATCGCGCGCACCCTCCAGGCCGCGTACGGGGACCGCTTCGCGCCGCCGCCGCTGCTCGTGGAGATGGTGGCCGCCGGCAAGCTGGGCAAGAAGTCCGGCCAGGGCTTCTACCGCTGGGAAGGCGGTGTCCGTTCGTGA
- a CDS encoding class I SAM-dependent methyltransferase has translation MTVEPRIGDVFGEMLRDALAVATGVGPRPLAGGRLPRPVIEIIERDDGLVNGAPAAHYLDGPADWEPYDRRAVDRVEGATLDVGVGAGRIALLLQERGVPVTGLDTSAGALAVCRRRGVRDLVHGTVDAHVADGRRYDTFLLLGNNVGLLEGRERAPALLAALAALARPGARIIAQGTDPYGTRDPLHTGYHERNRRRGRLGGQLRLRLRYRELGTEWFDYLVCSPDELAELVRGTAWRLTDVDDRDAPYYLATLRLAG, from the coding sequence GTGACGGTGGAGCCACGGATCGGTGACGTGTTCGGGGAGATGCTGCGCGACGCCCTCGCCGTGGCCACCGGGGTCGGCCCCCGTCCCCTGGCGGGCGGGCGGCTGCCCAGGCCCGTCATCGAGATCATCGAGCGGGACGACGGGCTGGTCAACGGCGCGCCCGCCGCGCACTACCTGGACGGCCCGGCGGACTGGGAACCGTACGACCGCCGGGCGGTGGACCGGGTCGAGGGCGCCACCCTCGACGTCGGGGTGGGGGCGGGCCGGATCGCGCTGCTGCTCCAGGAGCGGGGCGTGCCGGTCACCGGGCTGGACACCTCGGCCGGCGCGCTGGCCGTCTGCCGGCGGCGGGGCGTCCGCGACCTGGTGCACGGCACGGTCGACGCGCACGTGGCCGACGGGCGGCGCTACGACACGTTCCTGCTGCTCGGCAACAACGTCGGGCTGCTGGAGGGGCGGGAACGGGCACCGGCCCTGCTTGCCGCGCTCGCCGCGTTGGCCCGCCCGGGCGCGCGGATCATCGCGCAGGGCACCGACCCGTACGGCACCCGGGACCCGCTGCACACCGGCTACCACGAGCGCAACCGGCGTCGGGGCCGGCTCGGCGGGCAGCTCCGGCTCCGCCTGCGCTACCGGGAGCTGGGCACCGAGTGGTTCGACTACCTGGTCTGCTCGCCCGACGAGCTGGCCGAGCTGGTCCGGGGCACCGCGTGGCGACTGACCGACGTGGACGACCGGGACGCGCCCTACTACCTGGCCACGCTGCGCCTGGCCGGCTGA
- a CDS encoding PPOX class F420-dependent oxidoreductase, which translates to MTTLDRLAAEKYVLLTTFRKDGRAVPTPVWAVRDGDALAVWSAADSGKVKRIRRSGDVTVAPCDVRGRPHGEAVPAHATLCDPADTRRVRDLIKRKYRLIGRLSLLGSRLRRGEGGTVGIRVSLAERPSGG; encoded by the coding sequence GTGACCACTCTGGATCGCCTCGCGGCGGAGAAGTACGTCCTGCTGACGACGTTCCGCAAGGACGGTCGGGCGGTGCCGACACCGGTCTGGGCGGTGCGTGACGGCGACGCGCTGGCGGTGTGGTCGGCGGCGGATTCCGGCAAGGTGAAGCGGATCCGGCGCAGCGGGGACGTCACGGTCGCGCCGTGCGACGTCCGGGGCCGGCCGCACGGCGAGGCGGTGCCCGCCCACGCGACGCTCTGCGACCCGGCCGACACCCGGCGGGTACGCGACCTGATCAAGCGGAAGTACCGGCTGATCGGCCGGCTCAGCCTGCTCGGCAGCCGGCTGCGGCGGGGCGAGGGCGGCACGGTCGGCATCCGGGTCTCGCTCGCGGAGCGACCCTCGGGCGGCTGA
- a CDS encoding BldC family transcriptional regulator, with amino-acid sequence MASRTHEPEPLLTPAEVASMFRVDPKTVTRWAKAGKLSAIRTLGGHRRYRESEVRALLQGQIPQQRQGD; translated from the coding sequence ATGGCATCGCGAACGCACGAACCAGAGCCGCTACTCACACCGGCCGAGGTGGCGTCGATGTTCCGTGTCGACCCGAAGACGGTGACCCGGTGGGCCAAGGCTGGCAAGCTCAGCGCCATCCGGACCCTGGGGGGCCACCGCCGGTACCGCGAGTCGGAGGTCAGGGCCCTGCTGCAGGGGCAGATCCCCCAGCAGCGCCAGGGGGACTGA
- a CDS encoding Glu/Leu/Phe/Val family dehydrogenase: MGVFATTDDPGSTGHEQVVFCQDKQSGLKAIIGIYSTALGPALGGTRFYPYASEEAALADVLDLSRGMAYKNALAGLDLGGGKAVIWGDPERIKSESLLRAYGRFVESLAGRYYTACDVGTYVADMDVIARETSYVTGRSVEHGGAGDSSILTAWGVFQGMRAAAEHVWGAPTLAGRRVGVAGLGKVGKYLVGHLLDDGAEVVATDVNPKALEWARTTHPQVALVDDVASLVAADIDVYAPCALGGALNDDTVPVLRAKVVAGAANNQLAHSGIEKLLADRGILYAPDYVVNAGGVIQVADEIEGFNFERAKLRATRIYDTTREILRLADAEGVPPAVAADRLAERRMADVGRLRTILLR, encoded by the coding sequence ATGGGCGTATTCGCCACCACAGACGACCCGGGATCCACCGGTCACGAGCAGGTCGTGTTCTGCCAGGACAAGCAGTCCGGCCTCAAGGCGATCATCGGCATCTACTCCACCGCGCTCGGCCCCGCGCTCGGCGGCACCCGGTTCTACCCGTACGCCAGCGAGGAGGCCGCCCTCGCCGACGTGCTCGACCTGTCCCGGGGCATGGCCTACAAGAACGCCCTGGCCGGGCTGGACCTGGGCGGCGGCAAGGCGGTCATCTGGGGTGACCCCGAGCGGATCAAGAGCGAGTCGCTGCTGCGCGCGTACGGCCGGTTCGTGGAGTCCCTGGCCGGGCGCTACTACACCGCCTGCGACGTCGGCACCTACGTCGCCGACATGGACGTGATCGCCCGCGAGACGTCGTACGTCACCGGCCGCAGCGTCGAGCACGGCGGCGCCGGCGACTCCTCGATCCTCACCGCGTGGGGCGTGTTCCAGGGCATGCGGGCCGCCGCCGAGCACGTCTGGGGCGCACCGACGCTGGCCGGCCGCCGGGTCGGCGTGGCGGGCCTGGGCAAGGTCGGCAAGTATCTGGTGGGCCACCTGCTCGACGACGGCGCCGAGGTCGTGGCGACCGACGTCAACCCGAAGGCCCTGGAGTGGGCGCGCACCACCCACCCGCAGGTCGCCCTGGTCGACGACGTCGCCTCGCTGGTCGCCGCCGACATCGACGTGTACGCCCCGTGCGCCCTGGGCGGCGCGCTCAACGACGACACGGTGCCGGTGCTGCGCGCCAAGGTGGTCGCCGGCGCGGCGAACAACCAGCTGGCCCACTCCGGCATCGAGAAGCTGCTGGCCGACCGCGGCATCCTCTACGCCCCCGACTACGTGGTGAACGCCGGCGGCGTCATCCAGGTGGCCGACGAGATCGAGGGCTTCAACTTCGAGCGGGCCAAGCTGCGGGCGACCCGGATCTACGACACCACCCGGGAGATCCTGCGGCTGGCCGACGCCGAGGGCGTGCCGCCGGCGGTGGCGGCGGACCGGCTCGCGGAGCGGCGGATGGCCGACGTCGGCCGGCTGCGCACGATCCTGCTGCGATGA
- a CDS encoding DUF3073 domain-containing protein yields the protein MGRGRAKAKQTKVARELKYHSPNTDLTALQRELAGAGKSEHNFDDDYKEYVDDDDEDHADEDPDPWVRPTR from the coding sequence ATGGGGCGCGGCCGTGCTAAGGCCAAGCAGACGAAGGTGGCCCGGGAGTTGAAGTACCACTCCCCGAACACCGACCTCACCGCCTTGCAGCGCGAGTTGGCGGGTGCTGGTAAGTCTGAGCACAACTTCGACGACGACTACAAAGAGTATGTCGACGACGATGATGAGGATCACGCGGACGAAGACCCGGATCCCTGGGTACGTCCGACCCGCTGA
- the amcA gene encoding multiple cyclophane-containing RiPP AmcA has protein sequence MPETTSHRQPERGVDAAAGRIADRVREAAPGLTALLHEAEAARRMRAEVAGGDGASAVCAWNHFENIPTFYNWNNRPR, from the coding sequence ATGCCCGAGACCACCAGTCACCGGCAGCCTGAGCGCGGGGTGGACGCCGCCGCGGGTCGGATCGCCGATCGGGTGCGGGAAGCCGCGCCGGGACTCACCGCGCTCCTCCACGAGGCCGAGGCCGCGCGACGGATGCGGGCGGAGGTGGCCGGCGGCGACGGCGCGAGCGCCGTCTGCGCCTGGAACCACTTCGAGAACATTCCGACGTTCTACAACTGGAACAACCGGCCCCGCTGA
- the amcB gene encoding cyclophane-forming radical SAM peptide maturase AmcB has product MRGLAAVPSYVVMQPTTLCNLDCAYCYLPFRAADRRMPVSVAEAVAESVNPWAAAGRFSVVWHGGEPLAAGREHLAALIAPFGPEVEHHVQTNATLIDDAWCAFFAEHRVRVSVSVDGPRERNGDRVTRAGGPAYDRIVRGVAALRRHGLPFSALAVVGRPGPGLATELYDYFLDLGCDVLGVNIEETEGVNLRDNSHDARAVTAFWAELVAAWRRDPRIHLREVEWSLRYAAAVLDGTADDVLPRRLDPIPTVGHDGSVTVLSPELAGFTDARYGDFSSGNVLTAPLAEILAGADRTPWVGEFLAGVEACRSSCPYFGFCGGGHAANRYFELGRFDGTETAHCRNSKIHLLEGVLEHARDHQSPAA; this is encoded by the coding sequence ATGCGCGGCCTGGCCGCCGTCCCCTCGTACGTCGTGATGCAGCCGACCACCCTGTGCAACCTGGATTGCGCGTACTGCTACCTGCCGTTCCGGGCCGCCGACCGGCGGATGCCGGTGTCGGTGGCCGAGGCGGTGGCCGAGTCGGTCAACCCGTGGGCGGCGGCCGGGCGCTTCTCGGTGGTGTGGCACGGCGGGGAGCCGCTCGCCGCCGGCCGGGAGCACCTGGCCGCGCTGATCGCGCCCTTCGGGCCCGAGGTCGAGCACCACGTGCAGACCAACGCCACGCTGATAGACGACGCCTGGTGTGCGTTCTTCGCCGAGCACCGGGTGCGGGTGAGCGTGAGCGTCGACGGTCCGCGCGAGCGCAACGGCGACCGGGTCACCCGGGCGGGCGGGCCGGCGTACGACCGGATCGTGCGCGGGGTGGCGGCGCTGCGCCGGCACGGGCTGCCGTTCTCCGCGCTGGCGGTGGTGGGTCGCCCCGGGCCGGGCCTCGCCACGGAGCTGTACGACTACTTCCTCGACCTCGGCTGTGACGTGCTCGGCGTCAACATCGAGGAGACCGAGGGGGTCAACCTCCGCGACAACTCCCATGACGCCCGGGCGGTGACCGCGTTCTGGGCGGAGCTGGTGGCGGCCTGGCGCCGGGATCCCCGGATCCACCTGCGCGAGGTCGAGTGGTCGTTGCGGTACGCCGCCGCCGTGCTGGACGGCACCGCCGACGACGTGCTGCCCCGGCGGCTGGACCCGATTCCGACGGTCGGCCATGACGGCTCGGTGACGGTGCTCTCGCCCGAGCTGGCCGGCTTCACCGACGCCCGGTACGGCGACTTCAGCAGCGGCAACGTGCTGACCGCCCCGCTGGCCGAGATCCTCGCCGGGGCGGACCGGACGCCCTGGGTCGGCGAGTTCCTCGCCGGCGTCGAGGCGTGCCGTTCGTCCTGCCCCTACTTCGGTTTCTGCGGCGGTGGCCACGCGGCCAACCGTTACTTCGAGCTGGGGCGTTTCGACGGTACGGAGACCGCGCACTGCCGCAACAGCAAGATCCACCTACTGGAGGGAGTGTTGGAGCATGCCCGAGACCACCAGTCACCGGCAGCCTGA
- the purM gene encoding phosphoribosylformylglycinamidine cyclo-ligase, whose product MTHVSERSGAGSSPTGAGGDRQPWTAGAGRQARKRSVSYADAGVSIEAGDRAVELLKSKVKQTRRPEVMGDLGGFAGLFRLDTKKYKNPILASSTDGVGTKLVIAQQMDIHDTVGIDLVAMVVDDLVACGAEPLFLLDYIATGEVVPDKVAEIGAGIADGCRYAGCALLGGETAEHPGVLRPDEYDISATGVGVVEEADILSPERVEVGDVVIAMRSSGLHSNGYSLVRHVLLGAGRMRLDVVIDDFGRQRTLGEELLTPTKIYAQDCLKLIAEAEVRALAHVTGGGIPGNLVRVLPEHVDAVVNRSTWKPQPIFDLIQSKGRIEDPEMEATFNMGVGMFAIVSAEDADRALATLTGRGVDAWQAGEIIEGSGNVQMIGQHTRG is encoded by the coding sequence GTGACGCACGTGTCCGAGCGCAGCGGCGCAGGAAGCAGCCCGACCGGCGCCGGCGGCGACCGCCAGCCCTGGACGGCCGGCGCCGGCCGCCAGGCGCGCAAACGCTCGGTCTCGTACGCGGACGCCGGCGTCTCGATCGAGGCGGGCGACCGGGCGGTCGAGCTGCTCAAGTCGAAGGTGAAGCAGACCCGGCGCCCGGAGGTGATGGGCGACCTGGGCGGCTTCGCGGGCCTGTTCCGGCTGGACACGAAGAAGTACAAGAACCCGATCCTGGCGTCGTCCACCGACGGCGTGGGCACCAAGCTGGTGATCGCGCAGCAGATGGACATCCACGACACGGTCGGCATCGACCTGGTCGCGATGGTCGTCGACGACCTGGTCGCCTGCGGCGCCGAGCCGCTCTTCCTGCTCGACTACATCGCCACCGGCGAGGTCGTGCCGGACAAGGTCGCCGAGATCGGCGCCGGCATCGCCGACGGCTGCCGCTACGCGGGCTGCGCCCTGCTGGGCGGCGAGACCGCCGAGCACCCCGGCGTGCTGCGCCCGGACGAGTACGACATCTCCGCCACCGGCGTCGGCGTGGTGGAGGAGGCCGACATCCTCAGCCCGGAGCGGGTCGAGGTGGGCGACGTGGTCATCGCCATGCGCTCCTCGGGCCTGCACTCCAACGGCTACTCGCTGGTGCGGCACGTGCTGCTGGGCGCCGGCCGGATGCGGCTCGACGTGGTGATCGACGACTTCGGCCGGCAGCGCACCCTCGGCGAGGAGCTGCTGACCCCGACCAAGATCTACGCGCAGGACTGCCTCAAGCTCATCGCCGAGGCCGAGGTGCGGGCGCTGGCCCACGTCACCGGCGGCGGCATCCCCGGCAACCTGGTGCGGGTGCTGCCCGAGCACGTCGACGCGGTGGTCAACCGGTCCACCTGGAAGCCTCAGCCGATCTTCGACCTGATCCAGTCCAAGGGGCGGATCGAGGACCCGGAGATGGAGGCGACCTTCAACATGGGCGTCGGCATGTTCGCGATCGTCTCCGCCGAGGACGCCGACCGCGCGCTGGCGACCCTGACCGGTCGGGGCGTCGACGCGTGGCAGGCCGGCGAGATCATCGAGGGCTCCGGCAACGTGCAGATGATCGGCCAGCACACCCGGGGATGA